The following are encoded in a window of Qipengyuania soli genomic DNA:
- a CDS encoding SDR family NAD(P)-dependent oxidoreductase: protein MSSFDLTGKIAVVTGSSRGIGRAIAEGLAAQGARVVISSRKQDACEEVAAAINSVHGDGTAVAIAASISEKAQLEDLFAQTKAALGPVDILVCNAASNPYYGSMDGIADEQFRKILDNNVISNHWLIQLALPDMRSKGDGAIVVISSIGGLRASTTIGAYCISKAADFQLVRNYAAENGKHGIRVNGIAPGLVKTDFAKALWDNPEALAATERALAMRRIGEPDDIAGAAVYLASPAARWTTGQTIVVDGGATI, encoded by the coding sequence ATGTCATCATTCGATCTCACCGGCAAAATCGCCGTTGTCACCGGGTCGAGCCGCGGTATCGGCCGCGCAATCGCCGAAGGGCTCGCCGCACAGGGCGCGCGGGTCGTCATCTCGAGCCGCAAGCAGGACGCCTGCGAAGAAGTGGCCGCTGCAATCAATTCGGTTCATGGTGATGGCACTGCTGTCGCCATTGCTGCCAGTATCTCGGAGAAAGCCCAGCTCGAGGACCTTTTCGCACAGACCAAGGCAGCACTCGGGCCGGTCGATATCCTCGTCTGCAATGCTGCCAGCAATCCTTACTATGGTTCGATGGACGGAATTGCCGACGAACAGTTCCGCAAGATCCTCGACAACAATGTCATCTCGAATCACTGGCTTATCCAGCTTGCCCTGCCCGACATGCGCTCCAAGGGAGACGGCGCGATCGTAGTGATCAGTTCGATCGGCGGGCTGCGCGCATCGACGACCATTGGGGCCTACTGCATATCGAAGGCGGCCGACTTCCAACTGGTTCGCAATTACGCGGCAGAGAACGGGAAGCATGGCATCCGTGTCAACGGAATCGCCCCCGGCCTGGTGAAGACCGATTTCGCCAAGGCCCTGTGGGATAATCCGGAGGCCTTGGCGGCGACCGAGCGGGCGCTCGCGATGCGCCGGATCGGGGAACCCGATGATATTGCGGGCGCTGCGGTCTACCTTGCGTCGCCAGCAGCCCGCTGGACTACCGGCCAGACCATCGTGGTCGACGGTGGAGCGACGATCTAG
- a CDS encoding M14 family metallopeptidase, which produces MARDACATASATIAFDFEGASQSRCVIEGERSFAVLVSPEHAPPINPSPWYAFRYEVKPGDPVSVRLDYLEGEHRYRPKVASSQGFAVMDPSVSADGKSATIELPAGAGTVSGQELFTSSRYAGLASRLAATGVAHSEVIGLSRDGRPVEAIRMGDETASRVVLLLGRAHPPEVSGAVAMEAFVEEIGSLFANGSIDGARLQFIVIPLLNPDGVARGHWRANLGGRDLNRDWGDFTQPETRSVGELLNGLGEGRSPVLMVDFHSTRENLFYVQGEDETDAAEERFLSAWLGSRTESIAGYPFTIERRNANPGSGTSKNWFHETYDIPAYTYEVGDETDSTATSQAARELARGLVPALEELAAAR; this is translated from the coding sequence GTGGCGCGCGATGCCTGCGCAACCGCATCGGCCACCATTGCTTTCGATTTCGAGGGGGCATCGCAATCGCGCTGCGTAATCGAAGGAGAGCGATCCTTCGCGGTACTGGTGAGCCCCGAACACGCGCCCCCGATCAATCCCAGTCCGTGGTACGCCTTCCGATATGAAGTGAAGCCAGGCGACCCGGTGTCTGTCCGGCTGGATTACCTTGAGGGCGAGCATCGTTATCGCCCCAAGGTGGCCAGCTCGCAGGGTTTCGCGGTGATGGACCCTTCGGTTTCTGCCGACGGGAAGAGCGCCACGATCGAACTGCCCGCAGGTGCGGGTACCGTAAGCGGTCAGGAGCTTTTCACCTCATCCCGGTATGCCGGCCTTGCGTCCAGGCTCGCCGCCACCGGAGTGGCGCACAGCGAGGTTATCGGTCTTAGTCGCGATGGTCGGCCAGTAGAGGCGATCCGTATGGGCGACGAAACCGCCTCGCGCGTCGTCTTGCTGCTCGGGCGTGCCCACCCTCCCGAGGTAAGTGGCGCCGTTGCAATGGAGGCCTTCGTCGAGGAGATCGGCAGTCTTTTCGCGAACGGAAGTATCGATGGAGCGCGTCTCCAGTTCATCGTCATACCACTGCTCAATCCGGATGGCGTTGCGCGGGGGCATTGGCGGGCAAATCTGGGGGGGCGTGACCTCAATCGCGATTGGGGAGATTTTACCCAGCCCGAAACCCGTTCGGTCGGCGAATTGCTGAACGGGCTTGGCGAAGGCCGCAGCCCGGTGCTGATGGTCGACTTTCATTCAACCAGGGAAAACCTGTTCTACGTCCAGGGCGAGGACGAGACCGATGCCGCAGAGGAGCGTTTCCTCTCAGCATGGCTCGGGTCACGAACGGAAAGCATCGCAGGCTACCCCTTCACCATCGAGCGGAGGAACGCCAATCCGGGCTCTGGAACATCGAAAAACTGGTTCCATGAGACCTACGACATTCCGGCCTACACGTATGAAGTCGGCGACGAGACCGACAGCACTGCTACGTCCCAGGCGGCGAGAGAGCTTGCTCGAGGGCTTGTTCCAGCTCTCGAGGAACTCGCGGCCGCGCGCTAG
- a CDS encoding serine hydrolase domain-containing protein encodes MFELAGAETLGFDGARLARIPEFLASTYIESGRLPNAQLVVARNGVPVHYTRLGTMGDDKRELRDDALFRIASMTKPITSVAFMQLVEQCKVALEEPVTRVFPEFADLKIYAGGGGSIPFAPGAPAHPIRFVDLLTHMSGLTYGLQNRNNIDAVYRELNFDFARDHLESDGFIDKLSKLPLEFAPGQGWNYSVSTDVLGIAVERISGMRLGEYFEKNIFAPLGMNDTRFGVNSDDIERLVDAYAYRPGQSPRMISAGATSKLVNPATFDSGGGGLIGTIADYHRFSAMLLNGGELDGARILSPKTVRLMRTNHLPNNADLTQMSSSLFSEANNAGTGFGLGFAMVIDPAKTLMPSSMGEFYWGGAYSTAFFVDPVERITMVFMTQVYPSSTYPIRRQLKTLIYSALTDSYA; translated from the coding sequence ATGTTCGAGCTGGCAGGTGCGGAAACGCTGGGATTCGACGGTGCACGACTGGCGCGAATCCCCGAATTCCTGGCCAGCACCTATATCGAATCGGGTCGCCTGCCCAATGCCCAGCTGGTCGTGGCGCGCAATGGAGTTCCGGTGCACTACACCCGCCTTGGTACCATGGGCGACGACAAGCGCGAACTTCGCGATGACGCGCTGTTCCGCATCGCGAGCATGACCAAACCGATTACTTCGGTCGCCTTCATGCAGTTGGTCGAACAGTGCAAGGTGGCCCTGGAAGAGCCGGTGACGCGCGTGTTTCCTGAATTCGCCGACCTCAAGATCTATGCTGGTGGCGGCGGCTCCATCCCCTTCGCTCCGGGTGCGCCGGCCCACCCGATCCGCTTCGTCGACCTCCTGACCCACATGTCGGGCCTCACCTACGGACTGCAGAACCGCAACAACATCGATGCGGTCTACCGCGAGCTCAATTTCGACTTCGCCCGCGATCACCTCGAGAGCGACGGCTTCATCGACAAGCTGTCGAAGCTGCCGCTCGAGTTCGCCCCCGGACAGGGATGGAACTACTCGGTTTCGACCGACGTGCTGGGCATTGCTGTCGAGCGCATCAGCGGGATGCGCCTGGGCGAGTATTTCGAAAAGAACATCTTCGCACCACTTGGCATGAACGACACGCGCTTCGGTGTGAATTCGGACGACATCGAGCGTCTCGTCGATGCCTATGCCTATCGCCCGGGCCAGTCGCCTCGCATGATCAGCGCGGGCGCGACCAGCAAGCTGGTCAATCCCGCAACTTTCGACAGCGGCGGTGGCGGCCTCATCGGCACGATCGCCGACTATCACCGCTTCTCGGCCATGCTCCTGAACGGTGGCGAGCTCGACGGCGCACGAATTCTCAGCCCCAAGACCGTGCGCCTGATGCGCACCAACCACCTGCCGAACAATGCCGACCTTACGCAGATGTCTAGCAGCTTGTTCTCCGAAGCGAACAATGCGGGGACCGGCTTCGGACTCGGTTTCGCCATGGTGATCGATCCGGCGAAGACGCTGATGCCGTCCAGCATGGGCGAGTTCTACTGGGGCGGTGCCTATTCGACCGCCTTCTTCGTCGATCCGGTCGAGCGGATCACCATGGTCTTCATGACGCAGGTCTACCCCTCGTCCACCTATCCCATCCGCCGTCAGCTCAAGACGCTGATCTATTCCGCCCTCACCGACAGCTACGCCTGA
- a CDS encoding 3-hydroxyacyl-CoA dehydrogenase NAD-binding domain-containing protein, giving the protein MTSPIRTERHDDVLVVISDNPPVNALGQAVRAGLKDAIGEALANDSIKAVVIRCDGQTFFAGADITEFGKPPVGPNLPEALDAMEASDKPVVAAIHGTALGGGCEVALACHYRVAVPSAKMGLPEVKLGLIPGAAGTQRLPRLVGAEAALPMVVGGNPISAKKAKEIGLLDKIVGEGSLESDAIAFARSKIGQPVPRASEGTANEDGVRDPDLFDRFRASQARQIRGFDAPNAAIEAVKAAGQLPYADGVKKERELFMKLMTGTQSAAMRHYFFAERAANKIDDVPRDTPLIPIRKVGVIGAGTMGGGISMNFLSAGIPVTILEMAQDALERGTGTMRRNYENTAKRGRMTTEQVENAMSLLTSTLSYDDLADCDLVIEAVYENMDVKKQVFAKLDEVVKQGAILASNTSYLDVDEIATATKRPGYVLGMHFFSPANVMKLLEVVRGKETRHDVLATVMKLAKTIGKVAAVSGVCPGFIGNRMLSKRQEQANALIMEGANYWDVDDVLLEFGFPMGPFQMGDLAGIDIGWHRDPTKVTTIREALCAAGRFGQKNGKGFYDYDEARNRTPSDEVKAIIADFATKEGKEQREISKDEIRERLLYPMVNEGAKILEEGMAQRSSDIDVVWINGYGWPLYTGGPMHWAETIGLDTVVAGLEKYGLPVSDYLKSRAEGGGKF; this is encoded by the coding sequence ATGACCTCGCCCATCCGCACCGAACGCCACGACGATGTGCTTGTCGTCATTTCCGACAATCCCCCGGTCAACGCGCTGGGCCAAGCGGTGCGCGCCGGGCTCAAGGATGCCATCGGCGAGGCACTCGCCAACGACAGTATCAAGGCCGTCGTCATCCGCTGCGACGGGCAGACGTTTTTTGCAGGCGCCGACATCACCGAATTCGGCAAGCCGCCGGTCGGACCGAACCTTCCCGAAGCGCTCGACGCAATGGAAGCCAGCGACAAGCCGGTGGTCGCTGCGATTCACGGCACCGCGCTTGGCGGCGGGTGCGAGGTTGCCCTAGCCTGCCATTACCGCGTCGCAGTGCCGTCGGCGAAAATGGGGCTGCCGGAAGTCAAGCTCGGACTGATCCCCGGTGCTGCCGGAACCCAGCGCCTGCCGCGGCTAGTCGGCGCCGAGGCAGCACTGCCAATGGTCGTCGGCGGCAATCCCATCTCGGCGAAGAAGGCCAAGGAGATCGGCCTGCTCGACAAAATAGTTGGGGAAGGCTCGCTGGAATCCGACGCGATTGCCTTCGCGCGCTCGAAGATCGGCCAGCCGGTCCCGCGCGCCTCGGAAGGTACGGCCAATGAAGACGGTGTCCGCGACCCCGACCTGTTCGACCGCTTCCGCGCCTCGCAGGCCCGCCAGATCCGTGGCTTCGACGCACCCAATGCCGCGATCGAGGCGGTCAAGGCGGCGGGGCAGCTGCCCTACGCCGACGGGGTAAAGAAGGAACGCGAGCTGTTCATGAAGCTCATGACCGGCACGCAGAGCGCGGCAATGCGGCATTATTTCTTCGCCGAGCGCGCCGCCAACAAGATTGACGATGTGCCAAGAGACACGCCGCTGATCCCGATTAGGAAGGTCGGCGTCATCGGGGCCGGCACTATGGGTGGCGGCATCTCGATGAATTTCCTTTCCGCAGGCATCCCGGTGACGATCCTCGAAATGGCCCAGGATGCGCTTGAGCGCGGCACCGGGACAATGCGCAGGAACTATGAGAACACCGCCAAGCGCGGGCGCATGACCACCGAACAGGTCGAAAACGCCATGAGCCTCCTGACATCGACGCTTTCCTACGACGATCTTGCCGATTGCGACCTCGTGATCGAGGCGGTCTACGAGAACATGGACGTCAAGAAGCAGGTCTTCGCCAAGCTCGATGAAGTGGTGAAGCAGGGCGCCATCCTGGCGTCGAACACCAGCTACCTCGACGTCGACGAAATCGCCACCGCAACCAAGCGGCCGGGCTACGTGCTCGGCATGCACTTCTTCTCGCCCGCCAATGTCATGAAGCTGCTGGAGGTCGTGCGCGGCAAAGAAACCCGGCACGATGTGCTCGCGACGGTGATGAAGCTTGCCAAGACCATCGGCAAGGTCGCCGCCGTGTCGGGCGTCTGCCCCGGGTTCATCGGCAACCGCATGCTGTCGAAGCGCCAGGAACAGGCCAATGCGCTGATCATGGAAGGCGCCAACTACTGGGACGTCGACGACGTGCTGCTGGAATTCGGCTTTCCCATGGGCCCGTTCCAGATGGGCGATCTCGCCGGCATCGATATCGGTTGGCATCGTGATCCGACCAAGGTCACCACGATCCGCGAGGCACTGTGCGCGGCGGGCCGCTTCGGCCAGAAGAACGGCAAGGGGTTCTACGACTATGACGAGGCCCGCAACCGGACCCCGTCGGACGAGGTGAAAGCAATCATCGCCGACTTCGCCACCAAGGAAGGCAAGGAACAGCGCGAAATCAGCAAAGACGAAATCCGCGAGCGCCTGCTCTACCCCATGGTCAACGAGGGCGCGAAAATCCTCGAGGAAGGCATGGCCCAGCGTTCCAGCGACATCGATGTCGTGTGGATCAACGGCTACGGCTGGCCCCTTTACACGGGCGGCCCGATGCACTGGGCCGAGACCATCGGTCTCGATACAGTCGTCGCCGGTCTGGAAAAGTACGGCCTGCCGGTCAGCGACTATCTGAAGAGCCGCGCCGAAGGGGGAGGGAAGTTCTAG
- a CDS encoding TonB-dependent receptor — protein sequence MRKFGLRHTCAIGALAVSTLLASPAFAQDQGGEDEDTAAAEDRIVVTGSYIRGTPEDAALPVDVLSNEELQNKGISSPLELIKELPSVGSVLGDTNQFSTAAQGFQGNGSINLRGLGATRTLVLVNGKRTIQAPGDGFSDTNFIPMFALQQVEILKDGAAATYGSDAIAGVANFITRKNFDGVEVAGDWTFIDGSDGNYNISALVGKNFGDVNLLVGAGWQHRSELATTARSYTSQPYDQNASGYSALATPGLFAVTYIGNTGVNTILSQDKGCNELGGYNTPPVCRFTYIPFDNITEDEDRYQVYAQADADLSDKARWHASALWAKTDLESLNYSPAFPPTQGPNGSGFVSAFTTSVNNPAVAAFLTQQGLPQSGGANGTLFRVTNVYYRPFGFIGNPRDEERGAGQGLAKNNAWRINTGFEFDIGDNLVLDLDGTYWRSARTAYAPGIIGSRLQAALNGFGGADCTGTTAGANGCQWFNPFVLAGPSNPSLDIANPYYQPGFENDPDLVAWLQVPNGTFQREEQWIADAVLSGGTGFELPGGEVAFAVGAQYRKNNFISRPLDDTSNLDINPCFREGDTSCVGTPTEGVGPFIFLGGTRPTKLDQSVYALFTELQLPILDNLELTAAIRYEDYGDPIGSTINPKAAVRFEATDWLTLRGSIGTTFRGPLASNVDPNFVTALQGLTATGGNYKSVDIYGNPDLKPETALTYNLGFIVNTGGLTFSADFWTYDFKDQIVITPADAIASYVGNNQTSGTAAVDCSSELVDLITFSGNACTQGTTTGLDIARVRTQYVNGPDVKVRGIDFAANYDIEAGFGVISIGGNATWNIEYKTDDFYVNDILVTPAYDAVGFGNYFRDPGTLPEWRANGYVNLNTSGLNLRYSVNYIDSVFDERCTADPCFAISGVPAGSNYGKNSGSYTQHDLVANYTLPITFAEVQLTAAVLNIFDEEPAQAYLPLGYNPFIGNGIGRNYRIGLRTKF from the coding sequence ATGAGGAAGTTTGGATTGCGTCACACCTGCGCCATCGGTGCGCTGGCCGTTTCCACACTGCTGGCATCGCCGGCCTTCGCGCAGGACCAGGGCGGGGAAGACGAGGATACCGCAGCCGCCGAAGACCGCATCGTCGTCACCGGCTCCTATATCCGCGGCACACCCGAAGACGCTGCTCTTCCGGTTGACGTGCTTTCCAACGAAGAGCTCCAGAACAAGGGCATCTCCTCGCCGCTCGAACTGATCAAGGAACTGCCGTCGGTCGGGTCGGTCCTCGGCGATACCAACCAGTTCTCGACCGCTGCCCAGGGTTTCCAGGGCAATGGCTCGATCAACCTCCGCGGTCTCGGCGCAACGCGCACCCTCGTCCTCGTCAACGGCAAGCGTACGATCCAGGCTCCGGGCGACGGTTTCAGCGACACGAACTTCATTCCGATGTTCGCCCTGCAGCAGGTCGAAATCCTGAAGGACGGCGCAGCAGCCACCTATGGCTCCGACGCAATCGCCGGTGTTGCCAACTTCATCACCCGCAAGAACTTCGACGGCGTCGAAGTGGCGGGCGACTGGACCTTCATCGACGGGTCGGACGGCAACTACAACATCAGCGCGCTGGTCGGTAAGAACTTCGGCGACGTGAACCTGCTGGTTGGTGCCGGTTGGCAGCACCGGTCCGAACTCGCGACCACGGCTCGCTCCTATACCAGCCAGCCATATGACCAGAACGCGTCCGGCTATTCGGCTCTTGCCACACCCGGCCTGTTCGCCGTGACGTATATCGGCAATACCGGCGTCAACACGATCCTCTCGCAGGACAAGGGCTGTAACGAGCTCGGCGGCTACAACACTCCGCCGGTCTGTCGCTTCACCTACATTCCCTTCGACAACATCACCGAGGACGAGGACCGCTACCAGGTCTACGCGCAGGCCGATGCCGACCTGTCCGACAAGGCTCGCTGGCACGCCAGCGCGCTCTGGGCAAAGACCGATCTCGAGAGCCTGAACTATTCGCCAGCCTTCCCGCCGACGCAGGGTCCGAACGGTTCCGGTTTCGTCAGCGCCTTCACCACCTCGGTCAATAACCCGGCGGTGGCGGCATTCCTGACGCAGCAGGGCCTGCCGCAGTCGGGCGGAGCCAACGGCACGCTCTTCCGGGTCACCAACGTCTACTACCGCCCGTTCGGCTTCATCGGCAATCCGCGCGATGAAGAACGCGGTGCGGGCCAGGGCCTTGCGAAGAACAACGCATGGCGCATCAACACTGGGTTCGAGTTCGATATCGGCGACAACCTGGTGCTCGATCTCGACGGTACCTACTGGCGTTCGGCTCGTACGGCCTATGCCCCGGGCATCATCGGTTCGCGCCTGCAGGCCGCACTCAACGGTTTCGGCGGTGCAGATTGTACCGGCACCACCGCAGGGGCCAACGGATGCCAGTGGTTCAACCCGTTCGTCCTTGCCGGACCTTCGAACCCGTCGCTGGATATCGCCAACCCCTACTACCAGCCGGGTTTCGAGAACGATCCGGATCTGGTCGCATGGCTGCAGGTTCCGAACGGCACCTTCCAGCGTGAAGAACAGTGGATTGCCGATGCGGTCCTTTCGGGCGGCACGGGCTTCGAACTGCCCGGCGGCGAAGTCGCCTTCGCTGTCGGTGCCCAGTACCGTAAGAACAACTTCATCAGCCGTCCGCTCGACGATACGTCGAACCTCGACATCAACCCCTGCTTCCGTGAAGGCGACACGAGCTGTGTCGGTACGCCGACCGAGGGCGTGGGTCCGTTCATCTTCCTCGGCGGCACCCGCCCGACTAAGCTGGACCAGAGCGTCTACGCACTCTTCACCGAGTTGCAGCTGCCCATTCTCGACAATCTCGAGCTGACTGCAGCCATCCGCTACGAAGATTACGGCGATCCGATCGGCTCGACGATCAATCCGAAGGCGGCTGTCCGCTTTGAGGCAACCGACTGGCTGACGCTGCGCGGCTCCATCGGCACCACCTTCCGCGGCCCTCTGGCCAGCAACGTCGATCCGAACTTCGTGACGGCGCTGCAGGGACTGACCGCGACCGGCGGCAACTACAAGTCGGTCGACATCTACGGCAATCCCGACCTCAAGCCGGAGACCGCGCTTACCTATAACCTCGGCTTTATCGTCAACACCGGTGGGCTGACCTTCAGCGCCGACTTCTGGACCTATGACTTCAAGGACCAGATCGTCATTACCCCGGCCGATGCCATTGCCAGCTACGTGGGCAACAACCAGACGAGCGGTACCGCCGCGGTCGATTGTTCGAGCGAACTGGTCGACCTGATCACCTTCTCGGGCAATGCCTGTACCCAGGGCACGACCACGGGGCTCGATATTGCCCGCGTTCGCACCCAGTACGTCAATGGTCCGGACGTGAAGGTCAGGGGTATCGACTTTGCCGCCAACTACGACATCGAAGCCGGCTTCGGCGTGATCTCGATCGGTGGCAACGCGACCTGGAACATCGAGTACAAGACCGACGACTTCTACGTGAACGACATCCTCGTCACGCCGGCGTATGACGCCGTCGGTTTCGGCAACTACTTCCGTGATCCGGGCACCCTGCCCGAATGGCGCGCCAACGGTTACGTCAACCTCAACACCAGCGGCCTGAACCTGCGCTACTCGGTCAACTATATCGACAGCGTGTTCGACGAACGCTGCACGGCCGACCCCTGCTTCGCCATCTCCGGTGTTCCGGCTGGCAGCAACTACGGCAAGAACAGCGGCAGCTATACGCAGCATGACCTGGTGGCGAACTACACGCTCCCGATCACCTTCGCTGAAGTGCAGCTGACCGCAGCGGTCCTCAACATCTTCGATGAAGAGCCGGCCCAGGCTTACCTGCCGCTCGGCTACAACCCCTTCATCGGTAACGGGATCGGACGCAACTATCGCATCGGCCTTCGCACGAAGTTCTGA